A single genomic interval of Zobellia nedashkovskayae harbors:
- a CDS encoding SLC13 family permease — protein MTILFVILAVTIALFVWGRFPPDVVALMSMLALYLVGVLNMEESLSGFSNPTVIMIAALFIIGEGLARTGWTALAGKKFVEWAGKSKSKLLILVTLGSGVLSGFVSNTGTVAALLPVTVSAAWKAGTLPSKLLMPVAFGSNTGGLLTLTGTPPNIIVSNVLTENGIPSFSFFEFALVGLPLLLIVILYFKFIGYRLLPNHETEDKPVNIDSEVHKWIKNYSIGDNMYRLRIRSMSELIGTEIGSWDFEKKYNVSVMRLRRRHPSVLKGTPPYVEFPEPNTQMRYHDIITVKGAAKDVDRIILEFKLGLIPKEFKSSEVKRELINQEVGMVEMIVTPTSFFVGKTLPMGKYLNKWSIQLLGASRDGKPIGDKNVTIKAGDAFVIRGSWENIEALNNVYENLVVSGSPEAMAKDVDVLTPRSYIALGTLILMILLLVLKLMPSAIAALICAGIIMITGCVPISKAYKGISWTSVVMIAAMIPMGIALQKTGAAEMISNGLVSYLGDIHPVVLLGGIFLVTTAFSQTINNSATAVLMAPIALMAALSLGVSPKPFMITVAISASTAFLTPVGTTTNAMVMGAGGYQFIDYVKVGGPLLLLLFAATMLLVPVIWPF, from the coding sequence ATGACTATATTGTTTGTGATTTTGGCAGTAACCATCGCTTTATTTGTTTGGGGGCGTTTTCCTCCGGATGTGGTGGCTTTAATGTCTATGTTGGCACTATACCTAGTTGGTGTTCTTAATATGGAAGAAAGCCTGAGCGGTTTCAGTAACCCAACGGTAATAATGATTGCGGCGCTATTTATTATTGGAGAGGGTCTTGCAAGAACGGGGTGGACTGCCCTTGCTGGTAAAAAGTTTGTGGAATGGGCCGGTAAAAGTAAATCTAAACTATTGATTTTGGTTACTTTGGGTTCTGGGGTTCTTTCTGGTTTTGTTAGTAATACTGGTACGGTAGCAGCATTGCTTCCGGTTACGGTTTCAGCCGCTTGGAAGGCAGGAACTTTACCATCAAAATTACTTATGCCCGTGGCGTTTGGATCTAACACGGGTGGTCTTTTGACCTTGACGGGAACGCCGCCAAATATTATAGTAAGTAATGTATTGACTGAAAATGGAATTCCTTCATTCTCGTTTTTTGAGTTTGCCTTGGTAGGTCTTCCTTTATTATTAATAGTGATACTCTATTTTAAGTTTATAGGATACCGTCTTTTACCAAATCATGAAACAGAAGATAAGCCTGTAAATATAGATTCAGAAGTTCATAAATGGATTAAGAACTATAGTATTGGTGATAATATGTATCGCTTACGTATTCGTTCTATGTCAGAATTGATCGGTACAGAAATTGGCAGTTGGGATTTTGAGAAAAAATACAACGTTTCCGTTATGCGCTTACGCCGTAGACACCCAAGTGTTTTAAAAGGTACACCGCCTTATGTTGAGTTTCCGGAACCGAATACACAGATGCGTTACCATGATATTATAACAGTTAAGGGTGCGGCCAAAGATGTAGATAGGATAATTTTAGAGTTTAAACTAGGGCTTATTCCTAAAGAATTTAAATCATCTGAAGTAAAAAGAGAGCTGATTAACCAAGAAGTTGGTATGGTAGAAATGATTGTTACTCCCACCTCTTTTTTTGTTGGTAAAACCTTGCCAATGGGTAAATATTTGAACAAATGGAGCATACAATTATTAGGAGCTTCACGAGACGGTAAACCAATTGGAGATAAGAATGTAACCATTAAAGCGGGTGATGCATTTGTAATTAGAGGGTCTTGGGAAAATATTGAAGCATTGAACAATGTGTATGAAAACTTGGTAGTTTCTGGTAGTCCGGAAGCAATGGCCAAAGACGTAGATGTCCTAACGCCAAGATCCTATATCGCATTGGGGACTTTAATATTAATGATCTTATTACTGGTCTTAAAGCTAATGCCAAGTGCTATTGCTGCTTTAATATGTGCAGGAATAATTATGATTACAGGCTGTGTTCCTATATCAAAGGCGTATAAAGGTATCAGTTGGACGAGCGTGGTTATGATCGCTGCCATGATACCTATGGGTATTGCCTTACAAAAGACCGGGGCTGCCGAAATGATATCTAATGGACTGGTGAGTTATTTAGGGGATATTCATCCAGTAGTGCTTTTGGGAGGGATATTTTTGGTAACCACTGCTTTTAGCCAGACGATTAATAATTCCGCTACCGCAGTTTTGATGGCGCCTATTGCACTCATGGCGGCACTTTCTTTAGGAGTTTCTCCTAAACCTTTTATGATTACTGTAGCTATTAGCGCTTCTACAGCTTTTTTAACTCCTGTGGGAACCACCACAAATGCCATGGTTATGGGAGCAGGAGGATATCAATTTATAGATTATGTAAAAGTGGGTGGGCCACTTTTACTGTTGCTTTTTGCAGCAACAATGCTTTTGGTGCCAGTAATATGGCCCTTTTAA
- a CDS encoding universal stress protein has protein sequence MKKNPTILIPFNFSKTAKKALDYAVHFVGQDKDLKIILGYVSESHDIDILKEAFKAVEEEYAKILKNKIEWIAIKGELTQSLVKIQEDEQVDLIIMGTFGAFDNEDSSPTNTSKLVLEIDCPVLVVPFVTNKTEIKNIGLVLGKEEIEDKSVLDTLLKVARRFNAKVYVITIENSEGIYGYSSTEEKNENSLEYYLEDFYSEHVFIENPDVVKGVLEYASSKELDMIAILPNNHAKKSEPSKGALTEMFTLHSQIPVLAID, from the coding sequence ATGAAAAAAAATCCTACAATTCTAATCCCGTTTAATTTTTCAAAAACCGCTAAAAAAGCATTGGACTATGCTGTACACTTTGTAGGCCAAGATAAAGACCTTAAGATTATTCTAGGGTATGTTTCTGAGTCTCACGATATAGATATACTTAAAGAGGCTTTTAAAGCTGTAGAAGAGGAATATGCCAAGATTCTTAAAAATAAAATTGAATGGATTGCCATTAAAGGCGAGTTAACCCAATCATTGGTTAAAATTCAGGAAGATGAGCAAGTAGACCTTATTATAATGGGTACGTTTGGTGCATTTGATAATGAAGATTCCTCGCCAACCAATACTTCAAAATTGGTTTTGGAGATTGACTGTCCGGTTTTAGTTGTTCCTTTTGTTACTAATAAAACTGAGATTAAGAATATTGGTTTGGTACTGGGGAAAGAAGAAATAGAAGACAAGAGTGTTCTTGATACCTTGCTTAAGGTGGCAAGAAGATTTAATGCAAAGGTATATGTAATCACTATTGAAAACAGTGAGGGAATATATGGTTATTCTTCAACAGAGGAAAAGAACGAAAATTCATTAGAGTATTATCTTGAAGATTTCTACTCAGAACACGTATTTATAGAAAATCCTGATGTGGTAAAAGGGGTTCTTGAGTATGCGTCTAGTAAAGAATTGGATATGATCGCAATTCTTCCTAATAACCATGCAAAAAAGAGTGAACCTTCAAAAGGAGCACTTACGGAAATGTTCACATTACATTCGCAAATCCCAGTATTAGCTATTGATTAG